TTCTTTATCTCTAACACCCAACCTATTTATACAATTTGTTAGGCACAAATTAATCTTAGAAAGTACACTACAAACCAGAAAACTCAACAGCATTAAAGTAGGAGATTCTGAGCAATAGGGAGTGGTTTGGAAACTATTATTGAGAAAGTCCACAAAATTGTTATTGAATTCAAATGAATACACGTTACTATAAGGGCAAAACGTTCCATGTCTGCTTTATTTATAATTGATTGATCACATGGCATTGCTTATACACAGTGGTAATTATATACGGTAGTAGGCCTATCGTCTGTGTCGTGTACATCTTCCTCAGTTTTTTATGTCTTGTCATTGTCTTGTTTGTATTTCGtaattttttgtattattttttttttaacctagaCAGACACAGATATCAGTCCTTTCCACTCCTTGGGTTTTCTGCACTGTCATTTGCTTTGTTTACGTGGGTGCAAGGTGCAATAACGTAATGTCAGCAGCCAATCACTGATCCGTTGTTCAACTCTGTCCCAGACAATTATCAACATAACCCCTTATGCCTGCAAAcatctgcaacacacacacacacacacacacacacacacacacacacacacacacacacacacacacacatacacacacacacacacacacacaaacagtcaggCAGGCAACATAGACAGACAACCACTGCTGCACAGAGAGAAGGTAAACACTAAAGAGAGGTGGGTTAAAAAAGAAGAATAAAGAAAAAGAAGAACAACAAGATCAAGAGACGCTGTTTGTTTTGGAGGCCGGAGTAATGGAGATATTTAGTAAAGTGATGTTGGGAGGCCTGGTGTTGGTTCTACTGTGGTTGTTCATGCTGAGGAGGAAGAGACAAGTCCATCTACCCCCTGGACCCCGCGCCCTGCCGCTGATAGGcaacctgcctcagatggacAAACAGGCCCCCTTCAAGAGCCTTGTCAAGTGGAGTGGTGTGTATGGGCCAGTGATGACAGTGTATCTGGGGCGCCAGCGGGCCGTGGTGCTGGTGGGGTATGAGGCGGTCAAGGAGGCTCTGGTGGACCAGGCTGAGGACTTCACAGGACGAGCTCCCATCCCCTTCCTGGTCCGAGCTACCAGGGGATATGGCCTGGTCATCAGTAACGGGGAGCGTTGGCGCCAGCTACGTCGTTTCACCCTGACCACGCTAAGAGACTTTGGGATGGGCCGTAAGAGGATGGAGGAGTGGATACAGGAGGAGAGCCAACAGCTCATAGACAGTCTGGACGGCACTAAAGCCATGCCCTTTGACCCCCATCCCTTCCTGAGTCGCACCGTGTCCAACGTCATCTGCTCTCTGGTGTTCGGCCAGCGCTTCGACTACGAGGACGACAACTTCTTGCGCTTGCTCAACATCCTCACAAACATACTGCGCTTTGGAAGCACCCCCTGGGGACAGCTCTACAACATCTTCCCCTGGCTGATGGAATGCCTGCCTGGTCGGCAGCATGTCATGTTCAGCCAGGTGGATGAGCTGAGAGGCTTTGTGATGAAGAAGATCCACGAGCACCAGGAGACCATGGACCCAGGCATCCCTAGAGACTTCATAGACTGTTTCCTCACCAGACTCAACCAGGAGAAGGATGTGTCCTCCTCTGAGTTCCATTATGAGAACCTGGTGTCCACAGTGTTAAACCTCTTCCTGGCAGGAACAGAGACCACTAGCACCACTATCAGATACGCCCTCATGCTTCTCATCAAATACCCTAACATTCAGGACCACATGCAGCAGGAGATCGACACAGTGATTGGTCGACACCGCGTCCCTCGGGTGGAGGACAGGAAGTCCCTCCCCTTCACAGACGCTGTCATCCACGAGGTGCATCGATTCCTGGACATCATCCCGTTCAGCCTCCCGCACTACGCTACCAAGAATATCTCATTCAGAGGGTACACTATCCCTCAGGGCACCGTGATCCTTCCCCTGCTGCACTCTGTTCTGCGAGACCAGGACCACTGGGCCACGCCCACAACCTTCAACCCCGATCACTTCCTAGATCAGAGCGGAAACTTCCAGAAGAACCCCGCTTTCTTGGCCTTCTCTGCAGGTAAGCGTGCCTGTGTGGGGGAATCTCTGGCTCGTATGGAGATATTTCTGTTCCTGGTGTCTCTGCTGCAGCGTTTCTCCTTCTCCTGCCCTGGAGGACCTGACAGCATTGACCTCAGCCCAGAGTTCAGCAGCTTCGGTAACATGCCGCGCCGCTTCCAGCTCATCTCTACTCCCCGCTGACCAAGAGGGGAACTGCAGCTGCACCACAGGAGGAACActcaggaggaggaggtgtagagaTGAGGGACAGGTGTTTGGACCAGATAGTAATGCAATGTATGCTGAGGATTCAGGCCAGTGTAATCTGATGAGTTGGAGGCTGATCGGTCAAGCCGGCTGTCAGTCAGGGGGTCCAGGTAGCAGTGTATCTTTCACTTTATCAGTGTATTTGTGTCTAAGCAATTaagtcaatgtacactaccagtcaaaagtttggacacacctactcattcaagggtttttctttatttttacaattttttacattgtagaataatagtgaagacatcaaaactatgaaataacacatatggaatcatgtagtaaccagaagaGTGTTCaaacaataaaaatatatttgagatttaagattcttcaaatagccacattttgccttgatgacagctttgcacactcttggcattctctcaaccagattcatgaggtagtcacctggaattcatttcaactaacaagtgtgccttcttaaaagttaatgcgtttgagacaatcagttgtgttgtgacgacaaggtatacagaagatagccctatttggtaaaataccaagtccatattatgtcaagaacagctcaaataagcaaagagaaacaacagtccatcattactttaagatatgaaggtcagtcaatacagaacatttcaagaactttgaaagtttcttcaagtgcagtcgcaaaaaccatcacgcgctatgatgaaactggctctcatgaggaccgccacaggaatggaagacccagagttacctctgctgcagaggataagttcattagagttaccagcctcagaaattgcagcccaaataaatgcttcacagagttcaagtaacagacacatctcaacatcaactgttcagaggggattgtgtgaatcaggccttcattgtcaaattgctgcaaagaaaccactactagaggacaccaataagaagaagagacttgcttggaccaagaaacacgagcaatggacattagaccggtggaaatgtgtcctttggtctggtccaaattggagatttttggttccaaccgccgtggctttgtgagatgcggtgtgggtgaacggatgatctttgcatttgtatttcccaacgtaaagcatggaggaggaggtgtcatcaaggcaaagggtggctatttgaagaatctcaaatctcaaatgtgtttaacacttttttggttactacatgattccatatgtgttgtttcatagttttgatgtcttcactattattctacaatgtagaaaataataaaaatcaaaaactctggaatgagtaggtgtgtccaaacatttgactggtactgtatacaggggTGAGCTAGGCGATGATGCTGCATGTTAGTTAGAGGATGCATCACATTGCATAGGAAGGAAAACTATCAGATTATACAATTGTGAAGTATTTTTCTACTCTTTCGCTGGCTTTATTCTTCTTTTTTAATCAGAAAGAAATACTATATTATGTATACAGTATACCGTCTTCATACAACTTTGGAATTTGTGTAATTAATTGTTCAAGGATGACATACATGACAATACAATAGAGTACATAAAGACAGTATACATTAGGCCTATTACATGACATGTTGACCTCTTGATGTGTGGATGCATATTATGCTGCCCTGTTTTTCTAAATGGCTCAGATAAGGTATGTTAACTAGCTAATTATGTGATCTGTGACCTTTTTACAGGCCCCTGACTCTGTTAACTTGTTGCTGCAGATCGGAAACCCCTTATCTGTTTGTTTGACAATATCTGATACAAAAAATGAATATGATATATAAATAGACAATGTGTGTGGGCTTTCATTCCCATTTGACTCCATGTGACCCAAATAAAAAGTTAGTAATTAGTTCATTTGGCCTCCCTTTTTGCCTCCTTTCTCTGAAGCTGGTAGATATCAATGTATGTTTTGTTTTGCAGGATCGTAGGGAAGCCAAATGCTCCCTTTTCCTCTTGTGTCTATCTATAATTAAATGTAGCTAATGGGCAGCACATGGTTAGTATGCCCCTGAATCAGATGCTCCATAACGTGACCactctgtgtccctgtcccacTCTCAACATCACTCTGCCACTCAGTCACAGAGGCCAAGATGTTTCCCATCTACATTCAAGCGCGGTGAGTTCTTACACTTTATGCCAGGCAGGGACCCAGGTGTCACTAAAATCAATACTCTCAGTTTGTGGAACTAGCTGGCAGGACACTCCTACACTGTGTTGTATTGTTTAGAGAACAACATCTGGAGAACTCCAGATCAACTGTACGCTGATTGAGTGCAGTCAGTTCACTGTCTGAGTCACATTAGACAGAAATATCCCACATTTCTAGAAACTTTGTTAGTTTGCTCATTTCTATTTTGTTTGACAAGGCTATTGGTGACTGTGACCTGAGTTTAAAAGTTCATGTGATTTTTGTCTTTACCATATTAGTGACCAGACTTGGTTTTTAGCCTATAACTCTACAAGCTGAGGTCAAAACCAGACAAGTGTAATTTTATTGTTACATTCAACTTAGCTTCttcttttattttgttttatctACTCTGGGAGGGGGGAATGCACATTTGTTGAGGATGTTCTTGTGATGTGCAATATCTAAGTCAAATGAGGTCTCTACCAAAGTGCACTGtaatgggtggcaggtagcctagcggttaagaccaTGGGGCCAGTAATTGAAagattgctggttcgaatcccaagctgactaggtgaaaaatctattgatgttcccttgagcaaggcacttaaccctaattgctctggaaaagagcgtctgctaaatataatAGGGAGGTGGTGGAGGCTTCAACTACTTTATTTAAtatttgtattacattttgagataATAGATACAGTTGCATAGCCTACTAATTTGCAAGTAGATGCCATCAACCCTAACCTATAGGTTATGTCAGGTGAAAATAGACAGGATCCTACCGTTCCTCGCTTTGTGCAGCAAGGTCAGGATGTTGTCTATAGGTAGCGCTACTACTCTCTTGATTAACGGAATTTTACAGTTCCAGGAATGTTCACTGTAGTGGGCAAGACTTCGTTCATTTTGCACCAGTTCAAAGTTTACATAACTTTTTTTTCAGAAgagaacaaaaacaaaacaattataaAGCTGCCTTTATTTGCACTAAATTATTTAGTTCCATTCTATCTCTTGTCATTTATTTGCCTATTTTGTGTTTTGTTCCCCTTCAGAAATAACAAAAACAATCTGCGCCTGAATGTGACCACTATACTGATCCTCCTCATAAATTGTGATATAACCATGACAGGGAGTGAATGTATCGAGATGTACAgtatcttattattattattaataataataatataattgtaATTAATGTGTAGGTAACCTCTGCTGggaagagacagaggaagaggcgaagcgagagtgATAAcggcccaaaatctgtcttcttcAGCAGGTAGCGTTTTTTGGTTTAGTTTTTCGCTCATCAagcgaggagtttttgtatggaggtcaatgagtgtcgaatttggttaacaaaaCATTTTATGGGTTATTTGCTACGTGTGGgttatttgatcgaatatacgttttgtaatgcttaggttgttacgacGGTACTGACATAAGTatgacacgtgacatcccggcaactttgagaaaaaaaacactttatagCGGAGTTCTTCTGCCTGTTGTCcacacgcgtatctgccctctcattggctagaatggtcccacttgatcttgcctcctcccgactgccttCCATTTCTGAAGACGTTTcttttcattgttagagcggccacttgagtatttggtcaatataatggataatctgtggtaGAGAGACATTTATGCAGGTGTTTATTTTGGAAGGCATCTTTCTTATCCCATTTTATATTAATCTGCTAATTCTCTGGGTTCACTGATTATTGGCTGATCTAAGGTCATCTATGCATTTGTTACTCTCATTACCCAAGACTGAGTCTATTTGATATgatactgatcctagatctgcgcGTAGAGGCAACTTTGCTTAGAACCATAGACGTTAAGCTTAGAACGCGCTACTTCCTGACAAACCAATCAGTTGAAACACTCATGACCGACAGGTTTCGCGCGTGCGCTTTCAGCACTTTCGGCTATCAGGAATATGGCAGCGTCCTGAGGCCAGAGTGAAGATAGCGCAATTAAGCAGCTACAGCATCGGATTGGAAAAACAGAAACACAACAGCCACGCACATTGGAGGGTGGGGGTTCAGGGTCGGAAAATAATCGCATCGGGTAGCGAACAAACAGGTAATTTCATCTGCGATTGCCACAATGCACAACTCATTTCCTTCATGTTTCAGCTCATAGACAGAGCTAAGCTAGCTAGCGTggctaacctagctagctaggcAGCTTACTAGCTTCCCCCTTTTGCGAAAAACACATCCAGTTAAAGTGTGTTGATAATAACATAAAACACTGTGACAGTTCTAGGCTTCGCTTGTCATGATATTTACAATGTTCATCACGGGAATGGCCATTTCGACTCGTCTTTACTCGGTCTCGAGACTCCTCCCAACTTGGCCCGCTCGAGCTGCACTTGAATGTGGCCCTACTAGCCGCTAGCTTGCTACCCAAGCAGAGCCAGATACACAGCGGCTGCCAAACGGGGTGTGATCAAAGTGAGTCGGCAGTTATTTTATCAAATTGCAGAAACCCATATATACATTATCTTTCATTGTGTCTGCGAAAGCATCTACCTAGTTAGTTTTTCTAACGGAAGTTAGTTATGTCAACCTATAGCAAGGTGTTTGAAGAGCCTTG
This sequence is a window from Coregonus clupeaformis isolate EN_2021a chromosome 7, ASM2061545v1, whole genome shotgun sequence. Protein-coding genes within it:
- the LOC121569921 gene encoding cytochrome P450 2F3, whose protein sequence is MEIFSKVMLGGLVLVLLWLFMLRRKRQVHLPPGPRALPLIGNLPQMDKQAPFKSLVKWSGVYGPVMTVYLGRQRAVVLVGYEAVKEALVDQAEDFTGRAPIPFLVRATRGYGLVISNGERWRQLRRFTLTTLRDFGMGRKRMEEWIQEESQQLIDSLDGTKAMPFDPHPFLSRTVSNVICSLVFGQRFDYEDDNFLRLLNILTNILRFGSTPWGQLYNIFPWLMECLPGRQHVMFSQVDELRGFVMKKIHEHQETMDPGIPRDFIDCFLTRLNQEKDVSSSEFHYENLVSTVLNLFLAGTETTSTTIRYALMLLIKYPNIQDHMQQEIDTVIGRHRVPRVEDRKSLPFTDAVIHEVHRFLDIIPFSLPHYATKNISFRGYTIPQGTVILPLLHSVLRDQDHWATPTTFNPDHFLDQSGNFQKNPAFLAFSAGKRACVGESLARMEIFLFLVSLLQRFSFSCPGGPDSIDLSPEFSSFGNMPRRFQLISTPR